The following DNA comes from Kluyveromyces lactis strain NRRL Y-1140 chromosome E complete sequence.
agttcaacaaaATGCTGAGGAAACTGCTCAAGAAGCTCAACAACAAGCTGAAGAGACTCAAGAACAAGCTCAAGCTAAGGCTGAGGAAACTCAAGAACAAGCTCAAGCCAAAGCTGAAGATGTCAAGAAGGAATCTCAATctttttccaagaaatggTTGGGtaagttgaagaagttgttTAACTAAagttaaaataaaaacaaaaaaagcttccgctttttttattttatttttaatCAACTATTAAAGTAATTCTAACATTCCAAATTATAATCTTAACCCCATTCTCCTCTATTATTATTCCTACTATCACCAACTTAATATACATCTTTATATATTGTCTAATACTTAATAATTAAtatgcttcttcttttattcaGTGTTTCGTCATATTGAACAATGTCTGGGCGTGTTTTGTTTTGTGTTTAAACTTTCGTTGTCttattacccggatttCATAACAACCTCAGTTTCCACAACTTAGcacatcttttcaacttaAAAGTGTTGATAATTCGCATCTCTGTATATATATGGTATGTAGAATAGGCAATATTCAGCATTGTCTCAGGGAAGGACACATCATCCAGCTTGTGCATCAGGTAGAACACCCGCAATTATCATCTGCCATGTTTCAACAGCAACCCCAGGCTCAAGCGGCTCAAGCTCAGGGGAATGTGTTCTCGGAACAAACCCGCAGGAAATATTTCCCACAATTGAAACCTTACTTCCCAAATAACCAAGGCCAGGGTCAAGGCCAGCCTCAAGGGCAGGCTCAGGGTCAAAATCAAACCCAGGGccaacagcaacaacagcaaccCCAAAATATGCCTCCTGGTTTGCAACAAGGAATGCCCCACCCAGTAGTAGAAAACAACCAACTTCCAGGTCAGATGCCTGGGATGGGCCAAGGGCCAACTGCAGGACCAAGTTCAGTTCCTGGGCCAGGTCCCACACCAGCAGGAATAACACATGCGCTAGATGATCCAAATGTCTACCATTGGATATGCCAGCTCACTTACGGGCCAAGCAAAGAACAAGCGCTTCTAGAACTAGGTAAGAAACGTGAACAGTATGAGGATTTGGCTATCGTGCTGTGGTCCAGTTTCGGTGTGATGACGTCGTTGCTAAAGgaaataatttcaatttatccGCTTCTTTCACCTCCTGCATTATCAAACCAGTTATCAAACCGCGTATGCAACGCTTTGGTGCTCTTACAATGTGTCGCATCACACCCAGATATCAGGCCTCAATTCTTACAGGCTCACATCCCGTTGTTCCTTTTCCCATTCTTATCTACGACATCAAACcaaagaacttttgaatatttAAGGCTAACTTCACTAGGTGTCATCGGTGCTCTAGTGAAAAACGATTCTGCAGAAGTGATCAGTTTCCTTCTAAGGACAGATATTATCCCATTATGTTTAAGAATCATGGAAAACTCTTCAGAACTTTCGAAGATCGTCGCTATCTTCATCTTACAGAAAATATTATTAGACGATAACGGACTCCAGTTCGTATGCGCGACCCCAGAACGGTTCTACGCGGTGTCACAAGTTTTGGCAACTATGTTTAAGCACATGTCCCAACAACAGGTGCCGGGAAGATTATTGAAACATGTTGTAAGATGCTACCTAAGATTATCGGATAATTTAGAAGCCAGAAGATTGTTGAAACAAGTTTTGCCGCAACAACTAAGAGATAACACCTTCAATGAAGCACTACAGGACGATGTAGGTACCAAGAGATGTCTTGCACAACTACTCCTGACTCTAGATGAACAGCAGCAGTGATCTTGCCTGCTATATCATATATATCTCCATAtccatatatatatatatatatacatatatatcATAATTAAAAAACAAGTGTTACCCTCACTTTCACACACCCGcttcactttttttttcattccaAAGGACTTCTACCGATTTGCAAACTGAAAACATTAtgaatataaatatataccATACCACACGgcaaaaagaattggataaaACACGAGGTTAATAGGCTCAAAATTGGCTACTAAAGGTTAGTACGTCATTTGAAGGTATCCTAG
Coding sequences within:
- the CAF40 gene encoding CCR4-NOT core subunit CAF40 (similar to uniprot|P53829 Saccharomyces cerevisiae YNL288W CAF40 Evolutionarily conserved subunit of the CCR4-NOT complex involved in controlling mRNA initiation elongation and degradation binds Cdc39p) codes for the protein MVCRIGNIQHCLREGHIIQLVHQVEHPQLSSAMFQQQPQAQAAQAQGNVFSEQTRRKYFPQLKPYFPNNQGQGQGQPQGQAQGQNQTQGQQQQQQPQNMPPGLQQGMPHPVVENNQLPGQMPGMGQGPTAGPSSVPGPGPTPAGITHALDDPNVYHWICQLTYGPSKEQALLELGKKREQYEDLAIVLWSSFGVMTSLLKEIISIYPLLSPPALSNQLSNRVCNALVLLQCVASHPDIRPQFLQAHIPLFLFPFLSTTSNQRTFEYLRLTSLGVIGALVKNDSAEVISFLLRTDIIPLCLRIMENSSELSKIVAIFILQKILLDDNGLQFVCATPERFYAVSQVLATMFKHMSQQQVPGRLLKHVVRCYLRLSDNLEARRLLKQVLPQQLRDNTFNEALQDDVGTKRCLAQLLLTLDEQQQ